Within Bacillus sp. Marseille-Q1617, the genomic segment AAACAGCATCCAGTTCACGACCGGCGGAAGTATCACATTAAGCGGCTCTTCTTCCGGTGAAGAAACCGTCATCGAAATCGAAGACACAGGAATGGGCATGGACCCTGAAGAGATCAAGTCAATCTGGCGGAGGTTTTATAAAGCGGACCTGTCCCGGACGAATAACCCATACGGCGAGTTCGGCCTCGGGCTTTCGATTGTGAAGCAGCTGGTGCTGATGCATGATGGGTCGATTGATGTGTTTAGTGAGAAGGGGAAAGGGACGAGGTTTGTGATTCGGCTGCCGTTGTAGGCAGTAGTCATTCTAATGGGGCCTGACCCCCGGCATGGAGAAACGTTCCCGTGCCGGGGGGGCAGCCCTTTTTTTCTTCTAATGCCTCAATATTTTCTCAAGTTCAATTTCGTCCCTTAATGGTATCCCATCATTTCCGATCAACGGGATTTCCGGTTTGATCTCCCTGGCCCTTTCCACAGCGTTTCTATGAATCTTCACCAATTCAAAGCTTCTCTTTTGATAGAATTTCAATGCCAGTAGATTATCATTTGTGGTGATCAGTTTTACTCGATTGCATCCATTGTCTGTGGCTGCATGTTCCACTTCCTTGAGCAGGGTGGAGCCGATGCCTCTGCCTTCTTCTAAACTATCTAATGAAATGATCTCACAATCCTTGTTTTTTATGATGTAGGTGATTAATCCAACGATTTGCTCTTCCTCATTTAGTACCGCAAAACCATCCAACGTCGAGCAATCGAACACCCCGCTCGAAATCACCATCTGCGGGCTTCCCCAGTGGGTGGTAAAGAAGTCATTCAGTTTACATTTAGCTAAATGGTTTGTATTGATAATGTTCATTTGCAGACCTCACTTTAGTTGGTTTGGTATGAATTATTTTAACATAAATTTCCTTATGGTTTGGTGTGGTTTCTACTTGGAAGTTGTTGTGTAAAGGAGTTTGCTTCCTTAAAGATATAGGTGAAATGAATGTGTTTTTATGTATGGGCCATTTAATGATAAAAGGGATTGTGGAATTATTTGGTTTTTGAAATAATTATTATAAGAAATTAGTACAAATCGATATAGGGGTGAAAATACACTGGATAGATTATTTGGAGGATTAATTATATCCTTATCATTATTAACAACAGCCATCATATCAATCATTCTTTCAGAAGAAGGATTTATTATTTCTGTTATATGTATCTCCCTGGCAGCTTTTATTGGG encodes:
- a CDS encoding GNAT family N-acetyltransferase — translated: MNIINTNHLAKCKLNDFFTTHWGSPQMVISSGVFDCSTLDGFAVLNEEEQIVGLITYIIKNKDCEIISLDSLEEGRGIGSTLLKEVEHAATDNGCNRVKLITTNDNLLALKFYQKRSFELVKIHRNAVERAREIKPEIPLIGNDGIPLRDEIELEKILRH